The following are from one region of the Paenibacillus sp. JZ16 genome:
- a CDS encoding RNA methyltransferase has protein sequence MMHSNDYDITFGPSFISDKSPYLYTYACHETERELCLMELTELFGHEPDGEDWLESELWVDPDRSPFLSACIDVRMTGESIEEMAEQADRIHLNNASFKVVCLKAGDRFSYEQSRGYERVVGRQITGIAQMKAPDVTLGMISTGGIWRLGLLHEPERAWLKHKQKPQNYSTGLSSRIARALVNLAVPRLSEVTLLDPCCGMGNVLIEAFSMGIAAEGRDINPLAIRGARVNLRHYGYDDNKVAIQDMNTLQGYYDAAILDLPYNLCSVFPEEEKLQMLQSLRRLSDRAVIVSTEPLYELLMSTGWKVLRHCTTRKGSFVRDIWLCE, from the coding sequence ATGATGCATTCAAACGATTATGACATTACTTTTGGTCCATCCTTCATAAGCGATAAGTCCCCTTATCTGTATACGTATGCCTGTCATGAAACGGAGCGTGAGCTGTGCTTGATGGAGCTGACGGAGCTGTTCGGTCATGAGCCTGACGGTGAGGATTGGCTGGAAAGCGAGTTATGGGTTGATCCGGATCGGAGCCCGTTCTTATCAGCCTGTATCGACGTCAGGATGACCGGAGAATCCATCGAAGAAATGGCTGAGCAAGCAGACCGCATTCATCTTAACAACGCAAGCTTCAAAGTCGTCTGTCTCAAGGCGGGAGATCGGTTCAGTTATGAACAATCACGCGGGTATGAGCGGGTGGTAGGCCGCCAAATTACAGGAATTGCACAGATGAAAGCCCCGGATGTCACGCTCGGTATGATATCAACAGGCGGCATCTGGAGATTGGGACTTCTTCATGAACCTGAACGCGCATGGCTGAAGCATAAACAGAAGCCGCAGAATTATTCCACAGGCCTAAGCTCGCGCATCGCGAGGGCACTGGTCAACCTGGCAGTTCCTCGATTAAGCGAAGTAACGCTTCTGGATCCCTGCTGCGGTATGGGGAATGTATTAATTGAGGCGTTCTCGATGGGTATCGCGGCTGAGGGGCGTGACATCAATCCGCTTGCCATTCGGGGAGCGAGGGTGAATCTGAGGCACTACGGTTATGATGACAACAAAGTTGCCATTCAGGATATGAATACATTGCAAGGGTATTATGATGCCGCGATCCTGGACCTGCCGTATAATCTGTGTTCTGTTTTCCCGGAGGAAGAGAAGCTGCAGATGCTGCAAAGCTTACGCCGGTTGTCAGATCGAGCTGTCATCGTCAGCACAGAGCCATTATACGAGTTGCTGATGAGCACGGGCTGGAAGGTCCTGCGTCATTGCACGACCCGCAAGGGGAGTTTTGTGAGGGATATCTGGTTGTGCGAATAA
- a CDS encoding MsnO8 family LLM class oxidoreductase: MNNQLKLSVLDLVPRFGESTFEEALQQAVILAQNAEAWGYGRYWAAEHHDLEHLSCASPEILLSHIGARTKRIRLGSGAVLLPHYSPLKVAENFRMLAALYPGRIDLGIGRAPGGSAHTSKALSGNFLGHVADLPQRIRALTELLEDRYRYEDVPVAAKPVPATPPVMWMLGTNTKSAGYAAEFGTGYVFGQFMSDTDGAEVLQSYREAYRPNAFLQEPRTMVAVSVVCAATEEQAQKLAAEIPRPGQGSVPTGRKETADHEQSTVLAAIGQAEVGGGGGDTHSSGRTAATIHDGDPQGNSASESGDPAPSGSDSSGPSQRLIIGTPASVRNRLQHMAEQYRCDEFLIVTPVSDYNARLESYRLLMEQQSTAAHI, translated from the coding sequence ATGAATAACCAATTGAAGCTGAGCGTGCTTGATCTGGTTCCGCGTTTTGGAGAGAGTACGTTCGAAGAAGCCTTGCAGCAAGCGGTGATATTGGCTCAGAATGCGGAAGCATGGGGCTACGGGCGCTACTGGGCGGCAGAGCACCATGATCTGGAGCATCTGTCCTGTGCATCGCCCGAGATTTTGCTATCCCATATCGGCGCTAGGACAAAGCGCATTCGGCTCGGCTCCGGGGCCGTGCTGCTGCCCCACTACAGCCCGCTGAAGGTTGCGGAGAATTTCCGCATGCTTGCAGCGCTGTATCCCGGACGCATCGATCTCGGGATTGGGCGGGCGCCGGGAGGTTCGGCGCATACGAGCAAGGCGCTCAGCGGAAATTTCCTGGGTCATGTGGCGGATTTGCCGCAGCGGATTCGGGCATTAACCGAACTGCTGGAGGATCGGTATCGCTACGAAGACGTGCCAGTGGCTGCGAAGCCGGTGCCCGCAACCCCGCCCGTAATGTGGATGCTCGGCACGAATACGAAGAGTGCGGGTTATGCGGCTGAATTCGGTACGGGCTATGTATTCGGCCAGTTTATGAGCGATACGGACGGGGCGGAAGTTCTCCAATCTTACAGGGAAGCCTATCGACCAAACGCTTTTCTGCAAGAACCGCGCACCATGGTGGCGGTAAGCGTGGTATGCGCGGCGACGGAGGAACAGGCGCAGAAGCTTGCCGCGGAGATACCCCGACCAGGGCAGGGCAGCGTACCGACGGGCCGTAAGGAAACGGCCGATCATGAACAAAGCACAGTCTTGGCTGCGATCGGACAAGCAGAAGTTGGTGGGGGCGGCGGCGATACACATTCCAGTGGCAGAACAGCAGCCACGATCCATGACGGGGATCCTCAAGGCAATTCAGCGTCAGAATCCGGAGATCCGGCCCCGTCTGGTTCCGATTCGTCAGGCCCATCCCAGCGGCTAATCATCGGCACGCCTGCAAGTGTGCGAAACAGACTGCAGCATATGGCAGAGCAGTATCGGTGTGACGAGTTCCTGATCGTCACGCCGGTAAGTGATTACAATGCACGGCTGGAATCCTATCGGCTGTTAATGGAGCAACAGTCAACTGCTGCACATATATAA